In one window of Frigoriglobus tundricola DNA:
- a CDS encoding reverse transcriptase domain-containing protein — MSLTPPETVRKLQAALHAKAKGAPGYRFYALYDKVCRKDVLSYAYERCRQNAGAPGVDAQTFEAIEKSGRERWLDALTQALRDRTYRPRPIRRVFIPKPDGKQRPLGIATIRDRVVQMAMVVVLESIFEADLTPEQYAYRPGRSAHDALRRVHALVNDGYTEVVDADLAGYFDSIPHPELLKSVARRVSDRHVLSLIKAWLEAPVEEADRRGRVSRTTCNRDQRRGTPQGSPLSPLLSNVYFRRFVLGWSTLGHAQRLDAHIVNYADDCAPRRREGSGSVPDAKRHATREMRVDPSGSGCRTRSQTT, encoded by the coding sequence ATGAGCCTAACACCTCCGGAAACGGTTCGGAAGCTCCAGGCGGCACTGCACGCCAAAGCGAAGGGAGCGCCCGGGTACCGGTTCTACGCGCTGTACGACAAGGTGTGCCGTAAGGACGTGCTGAGTTATGCCTACGAGCGGTGCCGGCAGAACGCCGGTGCCCCCGGGGTCGACGCCCAGACGTTCGAAGCCATCGAGAAGTCGGGGCGGGAACGGTGGCTGGACGCATTGACGCAAGCTCTCCGGGATCGAACGTACCGTCCCCGTCCGATCCGTCGGGTGTTCATCCCTAAGCCGGACGGCAAGCAACGTCCGCTCGGGATCGCCACGATCCGGGACCGCGTGGTGCAGATGGCGATGGTGGTGGTCTTGGAGTCCATCTTCGAGGCCGACCTCACGCCGGAGCAGTACGCGTACCGTCCGGGGCGAAGTGCGCACGACGCGTTGCGACGCGTCCACGCGCTGGTGAACGATGGGTACACGGAAGTGGTGGATGCAGACCTGGCCGGGTATTTCGACAGCATTCCCCATCCGGAGCTTTTGAAGTCGGTGGCCCGCCGCGTCAGTGATCGGCACGTTCTGTCGCTGATCAAGGCGTGGTTGGAAGCACCGGTGGAAGAAGCCGACCGGCGTGGGCGGGTGAGTCGGACGACCTGCAACCGGGACCAACGGCGGGGAACGCCGCAAGGGTCTCCGCTGTCTCCGCTCCTGAGCAACGTGTACTTCCGCCGGTTCGTGTTGGGTTGGAGTACGCTGGGGCACGCACAGCGGCTGGACGCCCACATCGTCAACTATGCGGACGACTGTGCGCCACGAAGGCGTGAAGGATCGGGCTCGGTGCCCGATGCGAAACGCCATGCCACGCGAGAGATGAGGGTAGATCCCTCGGGATCGGGTTGCAGGACCAGATCCCAAACCACCTGA
- a CDS encoding RHS repeat-associated core domain-containing protein, whose amino-acid sequence MTRTHRLPSAFTLFDAVLNLRDRLAGLFCARHAAPARVRLVVESMEERLVPTGIPLPNPEIFVGSGVGDAAVVKAYNAGAGTLQFSTSVSAFGSTYTGGLDVSAGDFTGSGLPDAVVSAASGTSATVTILDGTTGSAISGALGSFTAYSSITGGGVVTATGDVEGNGVTDLITAAQTTGGLEIKVFSGSDGSVLADFDVTGTAFSGAVSLAAGDLTGSGKADVVLGGSGGWVAAYDPLSGTALSSTLGGFQAFGSGYTGGVVSVAADPMAGVTNPGSTSVLAVGTGAGVTTEVKTFDASGTVLQDIQPFGSSDTNGAHVALAYVSNSSAPTTPDIVASSGSGTTDQVSVFSGTTGAQLMTPLGSYSPFGSTADGVFVAAENDFHLGPVYYYNGSTGTPSLVAGQTLSVYTIFGGNGAPPTGTLTFTLYNSSSTLLGTWAEALSPDGGPYAITTPFSVNLAAGTYTIDASYPGSPNYTTSFSGPIVSFTVSAASGIAQPMAPANPSGAGLLTSASGAWDTPADVSATGVVYGTGGVTVNRTDLSAAGFGSPWGLHWSWTNLSGYSNGINGLGSMFTETAFLEEENGTNSIALVDSAGNAHYFDWNGTSYVARYADTATLVYNSSTDQYVATDSTGQAFTFYGFSSSTASDLQGKLISAATAAGVTTSVTSRNSAGNPTQIQRSTGSGSSQLTEAYVLTYLTSGVNTGLLSGVVQETQTGSTGSWVTVRQTAYTYYTGSNAYGAAGDLETATVEDGSGNALGTSYYRYYTSGTGSTGNIAYVFDPDAYALLTAALGTGVDSLTNTQVAPYATQAFQYNSAGQVSSATIAGLGTYTYTYTTNSAASGATGPNVWTTETVETKPDGTTNTVFTNAQGGLILSVYTDASSNKWYTFDHYNSLGQLILTAAPSAVTGYSTSYLDLVNYGGGTTYLSSSAGLITDYTYASTTTATTSTAGNAAGYLQEVDIQQGTGGTIVPQETETYIENTVGSINFFNVATDTKYRNTNGTGGETTSSAYTYLSGTNQVATVTTTLPTITTAENGSNTANTTVTVYDSFGNVQWTKDANGFLNYTQTDTLTGAVVKTITDVNTSLTSTFTNLPSGWTTPTGGGLQLVTTYVVDGLGRVTKETDPNGNITYTVYLDTAHEVRTYAGWNTTTNAPTGPTTVTRDDMANGYTETLTMSAAPAVSGGVPTGTESIAKIQSLTRTYRNAAGQVTAVDTYYNLSGLTYTTGVMGTAGVNFDQTQYQYDVDGNLCRTVDQLGTITRTVYDGQGRKVSVWVGTNDTPTSGTWSPTNNTGTSNMVEVTSYQYDGGGVGDGNLTAVTQYPGGSAAAEETEYWYDWRDRKVAEKSGVQTSEGSGVNRPLTVLTYDNRNEVTEAQMYAADGLAPTIVGGVLSLPGGISSDLRAQSTISYDEQGQVYRTDTYDVNPSTGSVGSNTLYTLTWHDARGNVIETQAPGGLVTKDTVDGVGRTTAEYTTDGAGGTGYAAASSVASDTVLSQTLYTYDSNGNLVEAVSSDRFDTATGTGALGTPTTGIAARVSYMAYYFDLANRLVASVNVGTNGGTAWTRPSSVPTGSSTVLVTSTAYSTDAVQDIVLTGSPTGGTFTLTFGGQTTSAIAYNASAATVQTALQALTSVGSGNVTVSAAPSGSGWEVWFTGTLASSYQTAITGNGAGLTGGTSPAVAVTAISAGGDAGHAAIVTDPAGNVARTYTDAEGRTVRTIQDFTNGVVTGTSNATTGYTYNAVGTASVTAYQTGGGVQVTAYAYGVSATTGSTITSNDIVGITEYPDGTSGLASSAQEVTTTVNALGQALTSTDRNGNVHTYSYDVLGRQVSDAVTTLGSGVDGGVRLITTAYDGQGNAYLVTSDNATSGGSVVNQVERVYNGLGQLITEYQAQSGTVNTSSTPSVQYAYAEMPSGADQSRLTSITYPDGYVLTYNYSTGLNSTISRLSSLSDTTGTLEAYKYLGLDTVVERDHPQTNVNQTLISQTGGTGDAGDKYVGLDRFGRVVDDLWVNTSTSTTTDEFQYGYDADNNVLWRQNTVNTAFGELYTYTAENQLASFQRGTLNSTKTGLTGTASASQSFITNAVGDFTSITTNGTAQTLSANAQNEITAISGATTPTYDSNGNMTADQNGTKFVYDAWNRLVAVKNSSGTTLETFSYDGLGRRVTVTASGTTTDLFYSNQGQALEEMVSGSATARYVWSPVYVNAMVLRDNATGSPGTLNQRLWVQQDANWNVTALANGSGVVVERYVDSPYGVLTIYNAGYTSTLTSSAYGWVYGFQGMRYDATSGLNESESRFYSPTLQRWVTMDPTGFAAKDMNLYRFVTNDPTNTTDPSGLAPPSRPTGALGSQTPNWLTNTIIPPSASSNPRLDETKPTLYWTATEGWWYLAPGKLSATGHVGSVGWTDGTYNYLVPAPPVGGPAPIAPQGPPPLGVQNPPAPMVPGRPNPNQGANPFRPNPNQGANPFQGNPFGIGVPNSPPSGWYVDGVTIPVVPNPVVPPQFPNPFPSSGFTYNGIAGGVSIYPSQGLGVPGTYYGGGWSNNTMGIFLGVDPQSHGAGGMFYYNYGATPSQPFRPFRR is encoded by the coding sequence GTGACGCGCACCCACCGCCTCCCGTCCGCGTTCACCCTGTTCGACGCCGTCCTCAACCTCCGCGACCGCCTGGCCGGCTTGTTCTGCGCCCGCCACGCCGCCCCCGCACGGGTGCGGTTGGTCGTCGAATCGATGGAAGAGCGCCTCGTCCCCACAGGGATTCCGTTGCCCAACCCAGAAATCTTCGTGGGATCGGGGGTCGGCGATGCGGCCGTGGTCAAGGCGTACAACGCCGGCGCCGGGACCCTCCAGTTCAGCACCTCGGTGTCCGCGTTCGGCTCCACGTACACCGGCGGGCTCGACGTCTCGGCCGGCGACTTCACCGGCAGCGGCCTCCCCGACGCGGTGGTGTCCGCGGCCTCGGGGACCAGCGCGACCGTTACGATCCTTGATGGCACCACGGGGTCCGCGATCTCGGGGGCGCTGGGCAGCTTCACCGCCTACTCGTCGATCACCGGCGGTGGAGTGGTGACCGCGACCGGGGACGTGGAGGGGAACGGTGTCACCGACCTGATCACCGCGGCCCAGACGACCGGTGGGCTCGAGATCAAGGTCTTTAGCGGCAGTGACGGGAGCGTGCTGGCCGACTTCGACGTGACCGGGACCGCGTTCTCCGGGGCCGTGTCGCTGGCCGCGGGCGACCTCACGGGTTCGGGCAAGGCGGACGTGGTGCTGGGCGGGTCGGGTGGTTGGGTGGCCGCGTATGACCCGCTCAGTGGCACCGCCCTGAGCAGCACGCTGGGCGGGTTCCAGGCGTTCGGCTCGGGGTACACGGGCGGAGTCGTGTCCGTGGCCGCCGACCCGATGGCCGGCGTGACCAATCCGGGCTCGACCTCCGTCCTCGCGGTGGGCACGGGCGCCGGGGTGACGACCGAGGTGAAGACGTTCGATGCCTCGGGCACGGTGCTTCAGGACATCCAGCCGTTCGGCTCGTCCGACACGAACGGGGCACACGTGGCACTGGCGTACGTCTCCAACTCCTCGGCCCCGACGACGCCGGACATCGTGGCCTCGAGTGGCTCGGGGACCACGGACCAGGTGAGCGTGTTCAGCGGCACGACCGGTGCGCAGTTGATGACACCGCTGGGTTCGTATTCCCCGTTCGGCTCGACCGCCGACGGCGTGTTTGTCGCCGCTGAGAACGATTTCCACCTCGGACCGGTCTACTACTACAACGGGAGTACCGGCACACCGAGCCTGGTCGCGGGGCAGACGCTCTCGGTGTACACCATCTTTGGCGGAAACGGTGCCCCGCCGACCGGGACGCTCACGTTCACGCTGTACAACTCGTCCTCGACCCTGCTCGGCACCTGGGCCGAGGCCCTGTCCCCGGACGGCGGGCCGTACGCCATCACGACCCCGTTCTCGGTGAACCTGGCGGCCGGCACGTACACGATCGATGCCTCGTACCCCGGCAGCCCCAACTACACGACCTCGTTCTCGGGGCCGATCGTGTCCTTCACCGTGTCCGCTGCGTCCGGCATCGCGCAACCGATGGCACCGGCGAACCCGTCGGGCGCCGGCCTGCTCACCTCCGCGAGCGGCGCCTGGGACACCCCGGCCGACGTGTCGGCAACCGGGGTCGTGTACGGGACCGGGGGCGTGACCGTGAACCGGACCGACCTGTCGGCCGCCGGGTTCGGATCGCCGTGGGGGCTCCACTGGTCGTGGACCAACCTGTCCGGGTACTCCAACGGGATCAACGGGCTCGGGTCCATGTTCACCGAGACCGCGTTCCTGGAGGAGGAGAACGGGACCAACAGTATCGCCCTGGTGGACAGTGCCGGGAACGCCCACTACTTCGACTGGAACGGCACCAGCTACGTGGCCCGGTACGCGGACACCGCCACACTCGTGTACAACTCCTCCACCGACCAGTACGTGGCCACGGATAGCACCGGGCAGGCGTTCACGTTCTACGGCTTCTCCAGTTCCACCGCGTCCGACCTCCAGGGCAAGCTGATCAGCGCCGCGACCGCCGCCGGGGTGACCACGAGCGTTACCAGTCGCAACAGCGCCGGCAACCCGACGCAGATCCAGCGGAGCACGGGGAGCGGGTCGTCGCAGTTGACCGAGGCGTACGTCCTCACGTACCTGACCAGCGGGGTGAACACGGGCCTGCTGTCGGGCGTGGTGCAGGAGACCCAGACGGGCAGCACCGGTTCGTGGGTGACGGTGCGGCAGACCGCGTACACGTACTACACCGGGTCCAACGCCTACGGCGCGGCGGGGGATTTGGAGACGGCGACCGTCGAGGACGGCTCGGGCAACGCGCTGGGCACCTCGTACTACCGGTACTACACCTCGGGCACTGGGTCCACGGGCAACATCGCGTACGTGTTCGATCCGGACGCGTATGCCCTGCTCACGGCGGCCCTGGGTACCGGGGTCGATTCGCTCACCAACACGCAAGTGGCGCCGTACGCGACCCAGGCGTTCCAGTACAACTCCGCCGGCCAGGTGTCGAGCGCGACGATCGCCGGTCTGGGCACGTACACGTACACGTACACGACCAACAGCGCGGCCTCCGGGGCGACGGGGCCGAACGTGTGGACCACGGAGACCGTGGAGACGAAGCCGGACGGGACCACGAACACGGTGTTCACCAACGCCCAGGGCGGGCTAATCCTATCGGTGTACACGGACGCGTCGAGCAACAAGTGGTACACGTTCGATCATTACAATTCGTTGGGCCAGCTGATCCTGACGGCGGCCCCGTCGGCGGTGACCGGGTACAGCACCTCGTATCTGGACCTCGTGAACTACGGGGGCGGCACCACATACCTGAGCAGCTCGGCCGGGCTCATCACCGACTACACCTACGCCAGCACCACCACCGCCACCACCTCGACCGCGGGCAATGCCGCGGGGTACTTGCAGGAGGTGGACATCCAGCAGGGGACGGGGGGCACAATCGTGCCCCAGGAGACGGAGACGTACATCGAGAACACGGTCGGCAGCATCAACTTCTTCAACGTGGCGACGGATACGAAGTACCGGAACACGAACGGGACCGGGGGCGAGACGACGAGTTCCGCGTACACGTACCTGTCGGGCACCAACCAGGTGGCCACGGTCACCACCACCCTGCCGACCATCACCACCGCCGAGAACGGCTCCAACACCGCCAACACGACGGTGACGGTGTATGACTCTTTCGGCAATGTGCAGTGGACCAAGGACGCCAACGGGTTCCTCAACTACACCCAGACGGACACCCTGACCGGCGCGGTGGTGAAGACGATCACGGACGTGAACACCTCTCTGACCAGCACGTTCACGAACCTGCCGAGCGGGTGGACCACGCCGACCGGCGGCGGGCTCCAACTGGTGACCACATATGTGGTGGACGGGCTGGGTCGGGTGACCAAGGAGACCGATCCGAACGGGAACATCACGTACACCGTGTACCTCGACACGGCCCACGAGGTGCGCACCTACGCCGGGTGGAACACGACGACCAACGCGCCGACGGGGCCGACGACGGTGACCCGCGACGACATGGCCAACGGGTACACCGAGACCCTCACCATGAGCGCCGCGCCGGCGGTGAGTGGTGGCGTGCCGACGGGGACCGAGAGCATCGCCAAGATTCAGTCGCTGACTCGGACATACCGGAACGCGGCCGGGCAGGTGACGGCGGTGGATACGTATTACAACCTGAGCGGGTTGACGTACACGACGGGGGTGATGGGCACGGCCGGGGTGAACTTCGACCAGACCCAGTACCAGTACGACGTGGACGGGAACCTGTGTCGCACCGTGGACCAGCTCGGGACCATCACCCGCACCGTGTACGACGGCCAGGGTCGCAAGGTGAGCGTGTGGGTGGGGACCAACGACACGCCGACGAGTGGCACCTGGTCGCCCACGAATAACACGGGCACCAGCAACATGGTGGAGGTGACGTCTTACCAGTACGACGGCGGCGGGGTCGGTGACGGCAACCTGACGGCCGTGACCCAGTACCCCGGGGGCAGCGCCGCAGCCGAGGAGACCGAGTACTGGTACGACTGGCGGGACCGAAAGGTGGCCGAGAAGAGTGGCGTGCAGACGAGCGAGGGGTCGGGGGTGAACCGGCCGCTGACGGTGCTGACGTATGACAACCGGAACGAAGTAACGGAAGCGCAGATGTACGCGGCCGACGGGCTGGCGCCGACCATCGTCGGGGGCGTGCTGAGCCTGCCCGGCGGGATCAGCTCCGATCTCCGGGCACAGAGCACGATCAGCTACGACGAGCAGGGGCAGGTGTACCGCACCGACACGTATGACGTGAACCCGAGTACCGGGTCCGTGGGCTCCAACACGCTATACACGCTGACGTGGCACGACGCCCGCGGGAACGTGATCGAGACCCAGGCGCCCGGCGGCCTGGTGACCAAGGACACAGTTGACGGGGTGGGCCGGACGACGGCCGAGTACACCACGGACGGGGCGGGCGGCACGGGCTACGCCGCGGCCAGCAGTGTCGCGAGTGACACCGTGCTGTCGCAAACGCTGTACACGTACGACAGTAACGGGAACCTGGTGGAGGCAGTGTCGAGCGACCGGTTCGACACGGCCACGGGCACCGGGGCTTTGGGCACCCCGACCACCGGGATCGCGGCCCGGGTCAGCTACATGGCGTACTACTTTGATCTGGCGAACCGGCTGGTCGCCAGCGTGAACGTGGGCACCAACGGCGGCACGGCATGGACGCGCCCGAGCAGTGTGCCCACGGGGTCAAGTACGGTGCTGGTGACAAGTACCGCTTATAGCACCGACGCCGTGCAGGACATTGTGCTGACAGGGAGCCCGACGGGGGGCACGTTCACGCTCACCTTCGGTGGGCAGACGACCAGCGCCATCGCCTACAACGCCTCGGCCGCGACGGTGCAGACCGCGCTCCAGGCGCTGACGTCAGTCGGGTCCGGGAACGTGACGGTGAGTGCGGCACCCAGCGGCAGCGGTTGGGAGGTGTGGTTCACCGGCACGCTCGCCAGCAGCTACCAGACCGCCATCACCGGCAACGGCGCGGGCCTGACCGGCGGCACCTCCCCGGCGGTAGCGGTGACCGCAATCTCCGCGGGCGGGGACGCGGGACACGCGGCCATCGTGACGGACCCGGCCGGGAACGTGGCACGCACGTACACGGACGCCGAGGGCCGCACCGTGAGGACCATCCAGGACTTCACCAACGGGGTGGTGACCGGCACCTCCAACGCCACCACCGGGTACACGTACAACGCGGTCGGGACGGCGAGCGTGACGGCGTACCAGACGGGCGGTGGGGTGCAGGTCACGGCCTATGCCTACGGGGTCAGCGCCACCACCGGTAGCACGATCACGTCCAACGACATTGTGGGCATCACCGAGTACCCGGACGGGACCTCCGGGCTGGCGAGCAGCGCGCAGGAAGTGACCACCACGGTCAACGCGCTGGGTCAGGCGCTGACCAGCACGGACCGCAACGGGAACGTCCACACGTACAGCTACGACGTGCTGGGGCGCCAGGTGTCGGACGCGGTGACGACGCTGGGCAGCGGGGTGGACGGGGGCGTGCGGCTCATCACCACCGCCTACGACGGACAGGGCAACGCGTACCTCGTCACCAGCGACAACGCCACCTCGGGCGGGAGCGTCGTGAACCAGGTCGAGCGCGTGTACAACGGCCTCGGTCAACTTATCACCGAGTACCAGGCGCAGTCGGGCACGGTCAACACGTCCAGCACGCCGTCGGTGCAGTATGCCTACGCCGAGATGCCCTCGGGCGCGGATCAGTCGCGGCTCACCTCGATCACGTATCCGGACGGTTACGTGTTGACGTACAACTACTCGACCGGGTTAAATAGTACGATCAGTCGGCTGTCGTCGCTGTCGGACACGACGGGCACGCTGGAAGCGTACAAGTACCTGGGGTTGGATACGGTGGTCGAACGCGACCACCCGCAGACCAACGTGAACCAGACGCTCATCAGCCAGACCGGCGGGACGGGCGACGCCGGTGACAAGTACGTGGGCCTGGACCGGTTCGGGCGGGTCGTGGACGACCTGTGGGTGAACACGAGCACCAGCACCACGACCGACGAGTTCCAGTACGGGTACGACGCGGACAACAACGTGCTGTGGCGCCAAAATACAGTGAATACGGCATTCGGGGAGTTGTACACGTACACCGCCGAGAACCAACTGGCCTCGTTCCAGCGCGGTACACTGAACAGCACGAAGACGGGTCTGACAGGGACCGCCAGCGCGAGCCAGAGTTTCATAACGAACGCAGTGGGTGACTTCACCAGCATCACCACAAACGGCACGGCCCAGACCCTATCCGCCAACGCGCAGAACGAGATTACCGCCATCAGCGGGGCGACGACCCCGACCTATGATTCTAACGGGAACATGACCGCAGACCAGAATGGAACCAAGTTCGTGTACGACGCATGGAACCGACTGGTGGCGGTGAAGAACTCCAGCGGGACGACGCTAGAAACGTTCAGTTATGACGGTCTCGGTCGGCGCGTGACCGTTACGGCGAGCGGGACCACGACGGACTTGTTTTACTCCAACCAGGGTCAGGCGCTGGAGGAGATGGTCAGTGGGTCCGCGACGGCGCGGTACGTGTGGAGTCCCGTGTACGTCAACGCGATGGTCCTCCGCGACAACGCGACGGGCTCGCCGGGGACGCTGAACCAGCGGCTGTGGGTGCAACAGGACGCCAACTGGAACGTGACCGCCTTGGCGAACGGCAGCGGGGTCGTGGTCGAGCGGTACGTGGACAGCCCCTACGGTGTGCTGACGATCTACAACGCCGGCTACACGAGTACCTTGACGAGCAGCGCCTACGGCTGGGTGTACGGGTTCCAGGGGATGCGGTACGATGCCACCAGCGGGCTGAACGAGAGCGAGAGCCGGTTCTACAGCCCGACGCTCCAACGGTGGGTCACGATGGACCCGACCGGGTTCGCTGCGAAGGACATGAATTTGTATCGGTTCGTGACGAACGACCCGACGAACACCACCGATCCGAGTGGTCTGGCTCCACCAAGCCGACCTACCGGCGCTCTGGGATCTCAAACGCCAAATTGGCTAACCAATACAATCATCCCTCCATCTGCGTCTAGTAACCCCAGACTTGACGAAACGAAGCCAACGCTGTACTGGACCGCGACTGAAGGATGGTGGTATCTTGCGCCTGGTAAGTTGTCGGCGACTGGACACGTTGGCTCTGTCGGATGGACTGATGGAACCTACAATTACCTCGTTCCCGCGCCTCCAGTCGGTGGCCCTGCGCCTATTGCTCCACAGGGCCCGCCGCCGCTAGGTGTGCAAAACCCACCTGCGCCAATGGTTCCCGGACGCCCGAATCCAAATCAGGGCGCAAACCCGTTCCGCCCGAATCCGAATCAGGGCGCAAACCCGTTCCAAGGAAATCCGTTCGGCATTGGTGTTCCGAACTCCCCTCCAAGTGGGTGGTATGTGGATGGAGTGACGATTCCGGTTGTTCCTAACCCAGTCGTTCCTCCTCAATTCCCCAACCCATTCCCATCAAGCGGCTTCACCTATAACGGCATTGCCGGCGGCGTCTCCATCTACCCGTCGCAAGGGCTCGGCGTTCCAGGAACATACTACGGAGGAGGGTGGTCAAATAACACAATGGGTATATTTCTTGGCGTAGACCCCCAGTCGCATGGGGCAGGTGGGATGTTCTACTACAATTACGGCGCCACACCGAGTCAGCCTTTTAGGCCCTTCCGGAGATAA
- the ltrA gene encoding group II intron reverse transcriptase/maturase, which yields MAEVKPYAISKQVVWEAYQKVKANHGAAGVDGESIEAFESDLKNNLYKIWNRMSSGSYFPPPVRLVEIPKAGGGLRPLGIPTVADRVAQMVVKMHLEPVVEPHFHDDSYGYRPGKSALDAVATARQRCWRSDWVIDLDIKGFFDNLDHDLVMKAVRHHDKTPWVLLYIARWLKAPVQRQDGSREERTKGSPQGAVVSPLLANLFLHYALDSWMRRTHPGIPFERYADDVIVHATSKAQAEHVLVAIRARLAECGLELHPAKTKIVYCQDSDRKGQHEHIQFDFLGYTFRPRRAKNFRGKPFVSFLPGVSNKAGKAIRATIRDWRLAATRNNQSLEDLAQLVNPSVRGWVNYYGRFYRSALTPVLRHLERALIRWVRRKYKRFRGHATNAAHWLGRVARRDPNLLVLWQVGIRPATGS from the coding sequence ATGGCTGAGGTCAAGCCGTACGCGATTTCCAAACAGGTGGTTTGGGAAGCTTACCAGAAGGTCAAGGCTAACCATGGCGCCGCCGGGGTGGACGGTGAGTCCATCGAGGCGTTCGAGTCCGACTTGAAGAATAACCTCTACAAGATTTGGAATCGGATGTCCTCGGGGAGTTACTTTCCGCCGCCGGTGCGTCTCGTCGAGATTCCAAAGGCCGGCGGTGGCTTGCGGCCGTTGGGGATTCCCACGGTCGCTGATCGGGTGGCGCAGATGGTCGTCAAGATGCATCTGGAGCCGGTGGTCGAGCCGCATTTTCACGACGACTCGTATGGGTATCGACCCGGCAAGTCGGCGCTCGATGCGGTGGCGACGGCCCGGCAGCGGTGCTGGCGTTCGGACTGGGTGATCGACCTGGATATCAAAGGTTTCTTTGATAACCTGGATCATGATCTGGTCATGAAGGCCGTCCGGCACCACGACAAGACACCGTGGGTTCTGCTGTACATCGCGCGCTGGCTGAAGGCACCGGTGCAACGGCAGGACGGTAGTCGGGAAGAGCGAACGAAGGGGTCGCCTCAAGGGGCGGTGGTTTCACCCTTGCTGGCCAATCTCTTCCTGCATTATGCGCTCGACAGTTGGATGCGAAGGACTCATCCGGGCATCCCGTTCGAGCGGTATGCGGATGATGTGATCGTCCACGCCACGAGCAAGGCTCAAGCGGAGCACGTGCTCGTGGCGATCCGAGCGCGTCTGGCGGAATGCGGTCTGGAACTTCATCCTGCGAAGACCAAGATCGTCTACTGTCAGGACAGTGACCGGAAGGGCCAGCACGAGCACATCCAGTTCGACTTCCTGGGCTACACATTTCGGCCTCGGCGGGCCAAGAACTTCCGGGGGAAGCCGTTCGTGAGCTTCCTTCCCGGGGTGAGTAACAAGGCGGGCAAGGCGATCCGAGCGACGATCCGCGACTGGCGGCTGGCCGCCACGCGGAACAACCAGTCGTTGGAGGACCTGGCTCAACTGGTGAACCCTTCGGTACGCGGCTGGGTGAACTACTACGGCCGGTTCTATCGGTCGGCGTTGACCCCAGTTCTCCGGCACCTGGAACGTGCCCTGATTCGCTGGGTACGTCGGAAATACAAACGGTTCCGCGGTCACGCCACCAACGCAGCCCACTGGCTGGGTCGGGTGGCACGCCGCGATCCCAATCTGCTCGTCCTATGGCAGGTGGGGATACGACCGGCGACGGGATCATAA
- a CDS encoding IS630 family transposase, translated as MVATACQSVAETGEPLSRQSLADLTRRANRLLAEPMSKSTVWRTLDEDAIKPWQYEHWIFPRDRQFRKKAGPVFDLYAGVWNGEPLGPKDFVLSCDEKTSIQARQRKHPGPAPKPGRRRRVEPEYKRGGALQYLAAWDVHRGIVTGRCEAKTGIVPFGRLVDQLLESAAYAAAERLFLVVDNGSSHRGRTSIQRLKKRDRRIVLLHTPVHASWLNQAEVYFSMVQRKVLTPNDFANLEELRVRLRLYEELSNRSPKPFQWKFTREKLERWLQRVKPHFAELQIAGDSLG; from the coding sequence GTGGTCGCTACCGCCTGTCAGAGCGTGGCCGAAACCGGCGAGCCCTTGAGCCGACAGTCGCTGGCCGATCTGACGCGGCGAGCGAATCGATTGCTCGCGGAGCCGATGAGCAAGAGTACCGTGTGGCGGACACTCGATGAGGACGCCATCAAGCCGTGGCAATACGAGCACTGGATCTTTCCTCGCGATCGGCAGTTCCGCAAAAAGGCCGGGCCGGTCTTCGATTTGTACGCGGGTGTGTGGAACGGTGAGCCGCTGGGGCCGAAGGACTTTGTGCTGTCCTGCGACGAGAAGACCAGCATTCAAGCCCGGCAACGCAAGCACCCGGGGCCGGCACCGAAACCCGGTCGGCGACGGCGAGTCGAGCCGGAGTACAAGCGAGGCGGGGCGTTGCAATACCTGGCCGCGTGGGATGTGCATCGCGGGATCGTGACCGGTCGGTGCGAGGCGAAAACGGGAATCGTTCCGTTCGGTCGGCTGGTCGACCAGCTTCTGGAGAGTGCCGCGTACGCGGCAGCCGAGCGACTGTTCTTGGTCGTGGATAATGGGAGTTCGCATCGCGGTCGGACATCGATTCAGCGTTTGAAGAAGCGTGACCGGCGGATCGTGTTGTTGCACACGCCGGTTCATGCGAGTTGGCTGAACCAGGCCGAGGTGTACTTTTCGATGGTCCAGCGAAAGGTGCTGACGCCCAATGACTTCGCGAACTTGGAAGAACTGCGGGTGCGACTGCGGTTGTACGAGGAGTTGAGCAACCGCAGTCCGAAGCCGTTTCAGTGGAAGTTCACTCGCGAAAAATTGGAACGGTGGTTACAACGGGTGAAACCCCATTTCGCCGAGTTGCAAATCGCTGGCGACAGCCTCGGCTAA